A single genomic interval of Pseudodesulfovibrio sp. S3 harbors:
- a CDS encoding carbohydrate ABC transporter permease, producing MYKTKKAVSIAGIHAILLAYTVLALWPIFLTIINSFKTRKAIFKDPTGLPGLDTFSLNGFEKVLLRSNFEIYFMNSIIVTVATLVLVLLLGAMAAWALSEYRFKGNKWLGLYLAIGIMIPIRLGSVSLLHLIVSMNLANTLTALVLVYIAQSLPLAIFILSEFMQQIPNDLKEAARCDGVSEYTIFFKVILPLTRPAIATVGVFTLVPVWNDLWFPLILAPSDQTQTITLGVQQFIGQYVTDWNSVLASLTLAIVPILIIYILLSRHLIRGITAGAVK from the coding sequence ATGTACAAAACAAAAAAAGCCGTCAGCATCGCAGGTATCCACGCCATTCTTCTGGCTTACACCGTGCTCGCCCTGTGGCCCATTTTCCTGACCATCATCAATTCGTTCAAAACGAGAAAGGCCATCTTCAAGGACCCCACGGGACTGCCCGGATTGGACACCTTCAGCCTGAACGGATTCGAAAAGGTGCTGCTGCGCTCCAACTTCGAAATCTATTTCATGAACTCCATCATCGTCACGGTGGCAACGCTGGTCCTGGTGTTGCTGCTCGGCGCCATGGCCGCCTGGGCCTTGTCCGAATACCGCTTCAAGGGCAACAAGTGGCTTGGCCTCTATCTGGCCATAGGCATCATGATCCCCATCCGGCTCGGCAGTGTCAGCCTGCTCCATCTCATCGTGAGCATGAACCTCGCCAACACCCTGACCGCCCTGGTGCTCGTCTACATAGCCCAGAGCCTGCCCCTGGCCATATTCATCCTGTCGGAGTTCATGCAGCAGATACCCAATGACCTGAAAGAGGCCGCCCGCTGCGACGGAGTGAGCGAATACACCATTTTCTTCAAGGTGATACTGCCATTGACGCGCCCGGCCATTGCCACGGTCGGGGTGTTCACGCTGGTGCCGGTCTGGAACGATCTCTGGTTTCCGCTCATCCTGGCCCCCAGCGACCAGACCCAGACCATCACCTTGGGCGTCCAGCAGTTCATCGGTCAGTACGTCACGGACTGGAACTCGGTCCTGGCCTCGCTGACCCTGGCCATCGTGCCCATACTGATCATATACATCCTGCTCTCCAGACACCTGATCCGGGGCATCACCGCCGGAGCGGTCAAATAA
- a CDS encoding ABC transporter substrate-binding protein: protein MLKRLTGIALAALMVTSMITTVALAGASLTIESWRNDDIDIWNDTIIPAFNKKYPDIKVVFSPMPPAEYNAGLNAKLAGGTAGDLITCRPFDASLELFNKGYLVALDNLDGMNEFSDVAKSAWQTDDGKATFAVPMASVIHGFIYNMDAFKELGLTVPKTETEFFAVLDKIKADGNYIPLAMGTADQWEAATMGFQNIGPNYWEGEKGRKALIAGTAKLTDKPYTDTWKQLAAWAPYMGKGFKAQKYPDSQNLFTLGRAVIYPAGSWDITTFNTQADFKFGAFPPPLPAGATKGYISDHTDIALGLNAASKNQEAARTFLAWMTTAEFADLYANALPGFFPLSSHKVTLSDPVAQEFVNWRNTHESTIRNSYQILSRGTPNLENQLWNVSAQVINGTMTPEEAGKETQAGLDKWYKPQQ, encoded by the coding sequence ATGCTGAAAAGACTTACCGGGATTGCCCTGGCCGCGCTGATGGTCACATCCATGATCACCACCGTAGCGCTGGCCGGCGCATCATTGACCATCGAAAGTTGGCGTAATGACGATATCGACATCTGGAACGACACCATCATCCCGGCCTTCAACAAGAAGTACCCGGACATCAAGGTCGTTTTCTCACCCATGCCCCCTGCCGAGTACAATGCAGGCCTCAACGCCAAACTGGCCGGCGGCACCGCAGGCGACCTGATCACCTGCCGTCCCTTTGATGCCTCCCTGGAACTCTTCAACAAGGGCTACCTTGTCGCCCTGGACAACCTGGACGGCATGAACGAATTTTCGGACGTGGCCAAATCCGCCTGGCAGACCGATGACGGCAAGGCCACTTTCGCCGTCCCCATGGCGTCCGTCATCCACGGCTTCATCTACAACATGGACGCCTTCAAGGAACTGGGCCTGACCGTTCCCAAGACCGAAACCGAATTCTTCGCCGTTCTCGACAAGATCAAGGCTGACGGAAACTACATTCCCCTGGCCATGGGCACCGCCGACCAATGGGAAGCAGCCACCATGGGCTTCCAGAACATCGGCCCCAACTACTGGGAAGGCGAAAAAGGCCGCAAGGCGCTCATCGCCGGTACGGCCAAGCTGACCGACAAACCCTACACCGACACCTGGAAACAGCTTGCCGCGTGGGCTCCCTACATGGGCAAGGGGTTCAAGGCCCAAAAATACCCCGACAGCCAGAACCTGTTCACCCTGGGCCGTGCAGTCATCTACCCTGCCGGTTCCTGGGACATCACCACCTTCAACACCCAGGCTGACTTCAAGTTCGGCGCCTTCCCGCCGCCCCTGCCCGCAGGTGCGACCAAAGGCTACATCTCCGACCACACCGACATCGCGCTCGGCCTGAACGCAGCCTCCAAGAATCAGGAAGCGGCCCGTACATTCCTGGCCTGGATGACCACCGCCGAATTCGCGGACCTCTACGCCAACGCCTTGCCCGGCTTCTTCCCCCTGTCCAGCCACAAGGTCACATTGAGCGACCCGGTCGCACAGGAATTCGTGAACTGGCGCAACACACACGAGTCCACCATCCGAAACTCATACCAGATCCTTTCCCGCGGCACCCCGAACCTGGAAAATCAGCTGTGGAACGTCAGCGCCCAGGTCATCAACGGGACAATGACTCCCGAGGAAGCTGGCAAGGAAACCCAGGCCGGCCTGGATAAATGGTATAAGCCCCAACAATAG
- a CDS encoding ROK family transcriptional regulator encodes MQAANRDLMRAINRDNVLRTIRLQGNISRKEIAEQTGLGQSTVTDITASLIGEGLIFEKTAPGKHTGRPPILLALNPDGAFVAGAYISSGKISVVVINLEARVIGSHALPLDKSITTPEAIADRIAEAVRTCCTRYGFIPEDISGLGLGIPGLVNSDEGLIHFHPGFNKGFDWTDIPFKDLVEKRTGFQTFIENSSNTLAIYEHWFGASRGIDNFFVVTLEHGIGLGLYVNGALVRGWQGIAGEFGHVRGDARECTCRCGMKGCLEAMASPHAILKEAKKAIISGRWHPLHPDRITLEEVIRAAESGEKALQDIFTQAGTILGQRIADLTRILDPETIIITGKSNLAKDMLFEPLAQAMETCTSEVFRVTPKLVISPWQEENYARGAGALVLQKLHQSCAL; translated from the coding sequence GTGCAGGCTGCCAACAGAGATCTCATGCGGGCCATCAACCGGGACAACGTACTTCGGACCATCCGGCTGCAAGGCAACATCTCGCGCAAGGAAATCGCCGAACAGACCGGGTTGGGACAGTCCACTGTTACGGACATCACCGCCTCGTTGATCGGCGAAGGCCTGATCTTCGAAAAAACTGCGCCTGGCAAACACACCGGACGCCCGCCCATCCTCCTGGCCCTCAATCCCGACGGGGCCTTTGTGGCCGGAGCCTATATCTCTTCCGGAAAAATAAGCGTGGTGGTCATCAACCTGGAGGCCCGCGTCATCGGTTCGCACGCCCTGCCGCTGGACAAAAGCATCACCACGCCCGAGGCCATCGCGGACAGGATTGCCGAAGCGGTCAGAACCTGCTGCACCCGATACGGTTTCATACCGGAGGATATCTCCGGGCTCGGACTCGGCATTCCGGGCCTGGTCAATTCCGACGAGGGCCTGATCCATTTCCATCCCGGTTTCAACAAGGGATTCGACTGGACCGATATTCCGTTCAAGGATCTGGTGGAAAAGCGCACCGGCTTCCAAACCTTCATCGAGAACAGTTCCAACACGCTGGCCATCTATGAACACTGGTTCGGCGCGTCCAGAGGCATCGACAATTTTTTCGTGGTCACCCTGGAGCACGGCATCGGCCTGGGACTGTATGTCAATGGAGCCCTGGTTCGTGGCTGGCAGGGCATTGCCGGAGAATTCGGCCATGTCAGGGGCGATGCGCGCGAGTGCACCTGCCGGTGCGGCATGAAAGGCTGCCTCGAAGCAATGGCCTCCCCCCACGCCATTCTCAAGGAGGCCAAGAAAGCGATCATCTCAGGCCGCTGGCACCCGTTGCATCCTGACCGGATCACACTGGAAGAAGTCATCCGAGCGGCTGAAAGCGGAGAAAAGGCGCTGCAGGATATATTTACCCAAGCCGGCACCATACTCGGCCAGCGCATTGCCGACCTGACACGCATCCTGGACCCGGAGACCATCATCATCACGGGCAAGAGCAACCTCGCCAAGGACATGCTCTTCGAACCATTGGCCCAGGCCATGGAAACCTGCACTTCAGAAGTATTCCGCGTCACCCCAAAGCTCGTGATCAGCCCCTGGCAGGAAGAAAACTACGCCCGCGGGGCCGGCGCCCTTGTCCTGCAAAAACTCCATCAGAGCTGCGCGTTGTAA
- a CDS encoding sugar ABC transporter permease, giving the protein MSSPGSGFNRFPHHIVLFLAPATIIYTLFMVYPLLDSIRLSLYTTDGTGAYHFTGLANYIDLVSNPQWSEPFWNALKNNFIFFSIHMLVQNPIGIMLAALLSLPKLTGRTAYRTLIFMPTMLSVVIIGFIWQLILSPLWGVSEGILGFVGLADWFQPWLGQENSALITLSLISVWQFVGIPMMLIYAAMLNIPHELEEGAIIDGATHWDIFWHIKLPLILPTIAMISILTFVANFNAFDLIYSVKGALAGPNFSTDIMGTFFYRTFFGFQLQLGNPTMGATVATMMFLVILAGVLFYLFVLQRKLRRYAL; this is encoded by the coding sequence ATGAGTTCACCAGGCAGCGGATTCAACCGTTTTCCGCACCACATTGTGCTGTTTCTGGCTCCGGCCACGATCATCTACACCCTGTTCATGGTTTACCCCCTGCTCGACTCCATCCGGCTGAGCCTCTACACCACGGACGGAACCGGCGCATACCATTTCACCGGCCTGGCCAACTACATCGACCTCGTCAGCAACCCCCAATGGTCGGAACCGTTCTGGAACGCGCTCAAGAACAACTTCATTTTCTTCTCCATTCACATGCTGGTGCAAAACCCCATCGGCATCATGCTGGCCGCGCTTCTCAGTCTGCCCAAACTCACCGGCAGGACCGCGTACCGCACGCTCATTTTCATGCCCACCATGCTCTCTGTGGTCATCATCGGTTTCATCTGGCAGCTTATCCTGAGCCCGCTATGGGGCGTCAGCGAGGGCATTCTCGGATTTGTCGGACTGGCCGACTGGTTCCAGCCGTGGCTCGGCCAGGAGAATTCGGCCCTGATCACGCTTTCCCTGATCTCTGTCTGGCAATTCGTGGGCATACCCATGATGCTCATCTATGCCGCCATGCTGAACATCCCCCATGAACTGGAAGAAGGCGCCATTATCGACGGCGCGACCCATTGGGACATTTTCTGGCACATCAAATTGCCGCTGATCCTGCCCACCATAGCCATGATCTCCATCCTGACATTCGTTGCCAACTTCAATGCCTTTGACCTGATCTATTCGGTCAAGGGCGCGCTGGCCGGCCCCAACTTCTCCACGGACATCATGGGCACCTTTTTCTACCGCACTTTCTTCGGCTTCCAGCTCCAGCTCGGCAACCCGACCATGGGGGCCACCGTGGCCACCATGATGTTCCTGGTCATACTCGCAGGCGTGCTCTTCTACCTGTTCGTCCTGCAACGGAAACTGCGCCGGTACGCGCTCTAA
- the ugpC gene encoding sn-glycerol-3-phosphate ABC transporter ATP-binding protein UgpC — MSDIRLKSIDKAFGKVKVLHGVDLDVSDGEFVVFVGPSGCGKSTLLRVIAGLENVTAGKIFIDGAMVNDVQPRERGIAMVFQSYALYPHMTVYKNMSFGLRLKKHDRQEIDQRVRNAAATLQLTDYLDRRPAELSGGQRQRVAIGRAIVRKPKVFLFDEPLSNLDAALRVQTRIEIARLHKQLNATIVYVTHDQVEAMTLADRIVVLNNGRVEQIGAPLELYNSPANMFVAGFIGSPRMNFLKGTVASVAGNTVAVRLPGDKTLRFEHTTPASENDEATIGIRPEHLLLDTAETGLLKAQVDVVERLGDVSYIYCTLPDGTPIIASAPGTSLAKTGDTVHLTARTEKIHVFGPDGNAWK, encoded by the coding sequence ATGTCTGATATCCGATTGAAAAGCATCGACAAGGCCTTTGGCAAAGTCAAAGTCCTCCATGGCGTCGACCTCGATGTATCCGACGGTGAATTCGTTGTCTTCGTCGGCCCTTCCGGCTGCGGCAAGTCCACGCTGCTCAGGGTCATCGCCGGACTGGAAAACGTCACCGCCGGAAAAATCTTCATCGACGGCGCAATGGTCAATGATGTCCAGCCCCGCGAAAGGGGCATCGCCATGGTCTTTCAGTCCTACGCGCTGTACCCGCACATGACGGTCTACAAGAACATGTCCTTCGGTCTGAGACTCAAGAAGCACGACAGGCAGGAGATCGACCAACGGGTGCGCAACGCGGCCGCGACCCTCCAGTTGACCGACTACCTGGACCGACGTCCCGCCGAACTCTCGGGGGGCCAAAGACAGCGTGTGGCCATCGGTCGGGCCATTGTTCGAAAGCCCAAGGTCTTTCTCTTTGACGAGCCGCTCTCCAACCTCGACGCCGCCCTTCGGGTCCAGACCCGCATCGAGATTGCCAGACTGCACAAGCAGCTCAACGCCACCATCGTGTATGTCACCCACGATCAGGTGGAGGCCATGACCCTGGCCGACAGGATCGTGGTTCTCAACAATGGCCGGGTGGAACAGATCGGCGCCCCGCTCGAACTCTACAACAGCCCCGCCAACATGTTCGTGGCCGGATTCATCGGCTCGCCCAGAATGAACTTCCTCAAGGGGACGGTGGCCTCAGTCGCAGGAAACACCGTTGCCGTCCGTCTGCCCGGCGACAAGACCCTCCGTTTCGAGCACACCACGCCTGCCAGCGAGAACGACGAAGCCACCATCGGCATCCGACCGGAACATCTGCTGCTCGACACCGCGGAAACCGGCCTGCTCAAGGCCCAGGTGGACGTGGTGGAACGGCTGGGCGACGTCAGCTATATTTACTGTACCCTGCCCGACGGCACCCCAATCATCGCCAGCGCCCCCGGCACCAGCCTTGCCAAGACCGGCGACACGGTCCATCTGACCGCCCGAACCGAGAAGATTCATGTCTTCGGACCGGACGGCAACGCCTGGAAATAA